A genome region from Macrotis lagotis isolate mMagLag1 chromosome 4, bilby.v1.9.chrom.fasta, whole genome shotgun sequence includes the following:
- the GPR68 gene encoding ovarian cancer G-protein coupled receptor 1 — protein MGNNATDNPTINCTIDHTIHQTLAPVVYVLVLVVGFPANCLSLYYGYLQIKAKNELGVYLCNLTVSDLLYICSLPFWLQYVLQHDDWPHGDLSCKICGILLYENIYISVGFLCCISIDRYLAVAHPFRFHQFRTVKAAAGVSVMIWVKELSSAVIFLMKNELVKDKDHHKVCFEHYPIRSWERDINYYRFSVGFLFPICLLFFSYWGILRAVRRSHGTQKNRKDQIQRLVLSTMVIFLACFLPYHVLLIVRSLWEDSCEFAKGIFNIYHFSLLLTSFNCVADPVLYCFVSENTHRDLARLRSSCFGFLSCSGMKGSKESYPLNSPEASGKSEARREEPELLTKLHQPC, from the coding sequence ATGGGCAACAATGCAACGGACAATCCCACTATCAACTGTACCATTGACCATACCATTCACCAGACTCTGGCTCCAGTGGTATATGTTTTAGTGTTGGTGGTGGGCTTCCCAGCCAACTGCCTCTCGCTCTACTATGGTTATCTGCAGATCAAGGCTAAGAATGAACTGGGGGTCTACCTCTGCAACCTGACTGTGTCTGACCTCCTCTATATCTGCTCCCTGCCCTTCTGGCTTCAGTATGTTCTACAGCATGATGACTGGCCCCATGGAGACCTGTCTTGTAAGATCTGTGGCATTCTTCTCTATGAGAACATTTACATCAGTGTGGGCTTTCTCTGCTGCATTTCCATTGACAGGTACCTGGCAGTGGCCCATCCTTTCCGTTTCCACCAATTCCGCACTGTGAAGGCTGCTGCCGGGGTCAGCGTGATGATCTGGGTCAAGGAGCTCTCATCTGCTGTCATTTTCCTCATGAAAAATGAGCTTGTGAAGGATAAAGACCATCACAAGGTCTGCTTTGAGCATTATCCCATCCGGTCGTGGGAGCGGGACATCAATTATTACCGGTTCTCAGTGGGTTTCCTCTTTCCCATTtgccttctcttcttctcctacTGGGGCATCCTACGGGCAGTACGGAGAAGCCATGGTACTCAGAAGAATAGAAAAGACCAAATCCAAAGACTAGTTTTGAGTACCATGGTTATCTTCCTGGCCTGCTTTCTGCCTTACCATGTCCTCCTGATTGTGCGTAGCCTCTGGGAAGACAGCTGTGAGTTTGCCAAGGGCATCTTCAACATCTACCACTTCTCCCTTCTCCTGACCAGTTTCAACTGTGTGGCAGACCCGGTGCTATACTGTTTTGTGAGTGAGAACACCCATAGGGATTTGGCCAGGTTGCGTAGTTCTTGTTTTGGCTTCCTGTCTTGCTCTGGGATGAAGGGGTCCAAGGAGTCCTACCCACTGAACAGCCCAGAGGCCTCTGGGAAAAGTGAAGCCCGCAGAGAAGAGCCAGAGTTGCTAACTAAACTCCATCAGCCATGTTAG